A single window of Bacillaceae bacterium S4-13-56 DNA harbors:
- a CDS encoding MerR family DNA-binding protein, protein MPENEKLFPISELTNKFDISSRTIRYYEEIGMITSEDRDSPTQQRVYTNRQRRRLKMILRGKKLGFSLQEIKEMIDLYETNPQGAEEKKRIIQHADSKLQELDEQIHQLQLLKQEIQTYKQKYQQEDG, encoded by the coding sequence ATGCCTGAGAATGAAAAACTTTTTCCTATAAGCGAGCTCACCAACAAGTTTGATATTAGCTCGAGAACCATTCGATATTACGAGGAAATAGGGATGATTACTTCCGAGGACCGGGACAGCCCTACCCAGCAGCGGGTGTATACTAATAGACAGCGCCGCCGGTTGAAAATGATCCTCCGCGGGAAAAAACTCGGATTCAGCCTGCAGGAAATTAAAGAAATGATCGATCTTTACGAAACTAACCCACAAGGTGCAGAAGAGAAAAAAAGAATCATTCAACACGCCGACAGCAAACTCCAAGAACTCGACGAACAAATTCACCAACTCCAACTTCTCAAACAAGAAATACAAACGTACAAACAAAAATACCAACAAGAAGATGGATAA
- a CDS encoding AMP-binding protein, with translation MTVTIHGVLERNARKYGEKEAFITSGTRLSYREMNDRCNQMARKWQEQGVSRGDRMAVMARNNENFFYAYFSLMKIGAVPMPMNIRLTPNEIASILTNCDADGILFENELQETVSNALNSVSVRHSFSIQNALEDASHYPTEDLNLSIGPQDICEILFTSGTTGIPKGVLFSHERVLAIANAVSLNFSLSNEDKMLTLMPLSHSAPLNTFFMSGLYCGASHVIGDFAPKTFLSLIEQEKTTFSFAAPVAYLLAAKDPTIKNYDLSSMRVFAYGGGPLALASYQFVKKAFQNDNFYQVYGLTEAGPNGILLHPQEHLEKAGSIGKYPTVNMELRVVNEEGEDTGPNEYGEIILSGDSLMLEYYNNPDETLAAIRDGWLYTGDIAYKDGDGYVYIVDRKKNVIISGGVNIYPREIEEVLAKHEGVLESCVIGVPNEEWGETVKAVIVRKGVVTEEELQSYASDYLADYKRPRIYSFVDELPRNASGKILKQQVK, from the coding sequence ATGACAGTTACGATTCATGGGGTGCTTGAAAGGAATGCAAGAAAGTATGGAGAAAAGGAGGCGTTTATTACTTCGGGAACCCGGCTTAGTTATCGGGAAATGAATGATCGTTGCAATCAGATGGCCAGGAAATGGCAGGAGCAAGGGGTCTCGCGTGGAGACAGAATGGCAGTCATGGCAAGAAATAACGAGAACTTTTTTTACGCCTATTTTTCCTTAATGAAAATAGGTGCTGTACCAATGCCTATGAACATTCGCTTGACTCCAAATGAAATCGCTTCCATTTTGACGAATTGTGATGCTGATGGAATTTTGTTTGAAAATGAGCTTCAAGAGACCGTTTCCAATGCACTAAATTCTGTATCTGTTAGGCATTCTTTTTCGATTCAAAATGCTTTAGAAGATGCATCACATTATCCAACAGAAGATTTGAACCTATCTATTGGCCCGCAAGACATTTGTGAAATTTTGTTCACATCAGGGACTACCGGTATTCCGAAGGGTGTCCTTTTCAGCCATGAACGGGTTCTGGCCATTGCAAATGCAGTTTCTCTTAATTTTTCCTTATCCAATGAAGACAAAATGCTAACGTTGATGCCCTTGTCCCACTCTGCCCCTTTAAATACTTTTTTCATGAGTGGCCTTTATTGTGGAGCCTCCCATGTTATTGGAGACTTTGCACCAAAAACCTTTTTATCTCTAATTGAGCAGGAAAAAACAACCTTTTCTTTCGCAGCACCCGTCGCCTATCTTTTAGCCGCAAAAGACCCGACTATTAAGAATTATGACCTGTCGAGCATGCGAGTGTTTGCTTATGGAGGGGGACCATTAGCCCTTGCTTCCTATCAGTTTGTCAAAAAAGCCTTTCAGAACGATAACTTTTATCAGGTGTATGGACTTACAGAGGCAGGTCCTAACGGGATCTTGCTACACCCACAGGAACATCTTGAAAAAGCGGGCAGCATTGGGAAATATCCGACTGTAAACATGGAGTTAAGGGTAGTGAATGAAGAAGGGGAAGATACTGGTCCTAATGAGTACGGCGAAATCATATTGTCCGGCGACAGTTTAATGCTGGAATACTACAATAATCCAGACGAGACTTTAGCAGCTATCAGAGATGGATGGCTGTACACCGGGGATATCGCGTATAAAGATGGGGATGGTTATGTGTACATCGTGGACCGAAAGAAGAATGTCATCATATCCGGCGGGGTTAATATTTACCCAAGAGAAATCGAAGAAGTGTTGGCCAAGCATGAAGGAGTGCTTGAATCCTGCGTTATTGGAGTTCCGAACGAGGAATGGGGAGAAACGGTAAAAGCCGTCATTGTTCGTAAAGGTGTCGTCACCGAAGAAGAATTACAATCCTATGCCAGCGACTATCTTGCTGACTACAAACGTCCACGCATCTATTCATTCGTTGACGAACTCCCACGAAACGCAAGCGGAAAAATCCTTAAGCAGCAGGTTAAATAA